The following are encoded in a window of Gossypium raimondii isolate GPD5lz chromosome 13, ASM2569854v1, whole genome shotgun sequence genomic DNA:
- the LOC105782745 gene encoding protein PLASTID MOVEMENT IMPAIRED 1-RELATED 1, with protein MMLSKAEARKKNGGNSSNGKLLNEIETMSKALYLDKNRSSNSFSAFNSRSKPTRKTNLPEPKSTVKNSNEDPLLKEKKSVWNWKPLKVFSNVRNRRFNCCFSLEVHSIECLPVSFNDLSLFVHWKRRDGDLTTRPSKVFNGTAEFGEKLTYTCSIYGVRSGLSAKYEAKHCMLFASVLGTPDFDLGKHRVDLTRLLPLTLEELEEEKSTGKWTTSFKLSGKAKGATMNVSFGYMVVGDNSVLLKSNQHRAELSHIKQNNQSTGKAVAGFDHLDLDTTRCVESLPSLVNTRPFGSSPVVEEIKDLHEVLSVPKPQLDVKNTVDQKLDEEKPNASAASKPEPDVLNEHFEPIRPLTSLASESINEYIEKETEDNDFSVDEKGIGLSSEEQARSEAVTFVATLSTIENPEVVEINPGMGVNFEECSQLHPSNQGEARSEEGTLVATLSTVENPQVVEINPGVGENFEERSQLHPSNQGEARSEEVSLAATLSTVETPQVDEINPGMGENFEECSQLHPSNQGDMLVVQDRSSEEDEQCSNESLMRELDLALDGITNLGEALASSPGLEDPEDYMDNKGDYKAESLGLDEATESIATDFLNMLGIDHSLLGLSSESEPESPRERLLRQFEKDTLASGCSLFDFDMADEEELESGFDTSTASGWGSLTESFDLSSFIQDAEQEYQKETGGRNKTRAKVLEGLETEALMREWGLNEKAFQQSPSGSSGGFGSPVDLPPEDPLELPPLGDGLGPFLQTKNGGFLRSMNPSLFQDAKSGGNLIMQVSNPVVVPAEMGSGIMDILQQLASVGIEKLSMQANKLMPLEDITGKTMEQVAWEAAPALEGLQRQCSLQHDFEVGEDMSSRQKKVKRRSPRPSCSDINSTSVNEMGSDYVALEDLAPLAMDKIEALSMEGLRIQSGMSDEDAPSNISAQSIGEISALQGKGFGISGSLGLDGTAGLQLLDIKDSGDNVDGLMGLSLTLDEWMRLDSGDIDDEDQISERTSKILAAHHATSLDSILRGSKGEKKRGKKCGLLGNNFTVALMVQLRDPMRNYEPVGAPMLALIQVERVFVPSKPKIYATVSALSNDNQDGDDSEAATKEKVKPAEMKEEKASQEEGIPQYRITDVHVAGLKTEPGKKKLWGSTTQQQSGSRWLLANGMGKSNKHPLLKSKPGFKSSTPSTTKVQPGDTLWSISSGIHGTGAKWKELAALNPHIRNPNVILPNETIRYR; from the exons ATGATGTTGTCGAAAGCTGAAGCTAGGAAGAAGAATGGTGGGAATTCGAGTAATGGGAAGTTATTGAATGAAATCGAAACTATGAGCAAAGCTTTGTATTTAGACAAGAACCGTTCAAGCAATTCATTTTCTGCTTTTAATTCTCGGTCTAAACCAACCCGGAAAACCAATTTGCCGGAACCGAAATCGACAGTGAAAAATAGTAATGAGGACCCTTTGCTTAAAGAGAAGAAATCTGTTTGGAATTGGAAGCCTTTGAAAGTGTTTTCCAATGTTCGGAACCGGAGGTTTAATTGTTGTTTCTCACTTGAAGTACACTCCATTGAGTGTTTACCAGTAAGTTTTAATGATCTTAGTCTATTTGTGCATTGGAAGAGGCGGGATGGGGATCTAACAACTCGTCCTTCTAAAGTTTTTAATGGAACTGCGGAATTCGGAGAGAAGTTGACGTATACGTGTTCCATATATGGTGTTCGAAGTGGCCTTTCGGCCAAGTATGAGGCTAAGCATTGCATGCTTTTTGCATCTGTGTTGGGAACACCCGACTTTGATTTGGGGAAGCATCGAGTTGACCTTACGCGGTTACTTCCACTTACATTGGAAGAATTAGAGGAAGAGAAGAGTACGGGGAAGTGGACAACAAGTTTTAAGTTATCAGGGAAGGCCAAAGGTGCTACCATGAATGTTAGTTTTGGTTATATGGTTGTCGGGGATAATTCTGTGCTGCTCAAAAGTAATCAGCATCGTGCTGAGTTGTCACATATAAAGCAGAATAATCAGAGTACAGGAAAAGCAGTTGCTGGATTTGATCACCTTGACCTGGACACAACAAGGTGTGTTGAGAGTCTTCCCAGTTTAGTTAACACCAGGCCTTTTGGCTCATCTCCCGTTGTGGAAGAGATAAAAGATCTTCATGAAGTTTTGTCTGTGCCAAAGCCACAGCTCGATGTTAAAAATACAGTAGACCAGAAACTTGATGAAGAAAAGCCCAATGCTTCTGCTGCTTCCAAGCCTGAACCTGATGTGTTAAATGAACATTTTGAGCCCATCAGACCTCTGACTTCTCTTGCATCTGAATCAATTAACGaatatattgaaaaagaaactgaagataATGACTTCTCTGTTGACGAAAAAGGGATAGGGTTGTCTTCAGAAGAACAAGCTAGGTCGGAGGCAGTTACCTTCGTGGCTACTTTATCAACCATAGAAAACCCTGAAGTTGTTGAAATTAATCCTGGCATGGGAGTAAATTTTGAAGAATGTTCTCAGCTTCATCCCTCTAATCAAGGAGAGGCTAGGTCGGAGGAAGGTACCCTCGTGGCTACTTTATCAACAGTAGAAAACCCTCAAGTTGTTGAAATTAATCCTGGCGTgggagaaaattttgaagaacgTTCTCAGCTTCATCCCTCCAATCAAGGAGAGGCTAGGTCGGAGGAAGTTTCCCTTGCGGCTACTTTATCAACCGTAGAAACCCCACAAGTTGATGAAATTAATCCTGGCATgggagaaaattttgaagaatgtTCTCAGCTTCATCCCTCTAATCAAGGAGATATGCTCGTGGTGCAAGATCGCAGTTCCGAAGAGGATGAACAGTGCTCAAATGAATCGCTGATGAGAGAATTGGATTTAGCTTTAGATGGTATTACAAATTTGGGGGAAGCATTAGCTTCTTCTCCTGGCCTTGAAGATCCGGAGGACTACATGGATAATAAAGGTGATTATAAGGCGGAATCACTTGGCTTGGATGAAGCTACTGAATCTATCGCCACTGATTTCTTGAACATGCTCGGTATTGATCATAGTCTACTCGGCTTGAGTTCTGAGAGTGAACCCGAGTCTCCAAGAGAGCGTTTATTAAGGCAATTTGAGAAGGATACCCTAGCCAGCGGTTGctcattatttgattttgacATGGCTGATGAGGAGGAACTAGAATCTGGTTTTGACACCTCAACTGCATCTGGTTGGGGGAGCTTGACTGAGAGTTTtgatttatcatcttttatccAAGATGCTGAGCAAGAATATCAGAAGGAAACTGGTGGGAGGAATAAAACGAGAGCTAAAGTATTGGAAGGCTTGGAGACTGAAGCGTTAATGCGTGAGTGGGGATTGAATGAGAAGGCTTTTCAGCAATCTCCATCTGGGTCTTCTGGTGGGTTTGGGAGTCCAGTAGATTTGCCTCCTGAAGATCCACTTGAACTGCCTCCTCTTGGAGATGGTTTAGGTCCATTTCTTCAGACAAAGAACGGAGGATTTTTGCGATCTATGAATCCCTCACTTTTCCAGGATGCTAAAAGTGGTGGGAACCTGATCATGCAGGTGTCTAATCCAGTTGTAGTACCTGCAGAAATGGGTTCTGGTATAATGGATATACTTCAGCAACTGGCCTCTGTTGGGATTGAGAAGCTCTCTATGCAGGCAAATAAGTTGATGCCTTTGGAGGATATTACCGGTAAAACTATGGAACAAGTTGCATGGGAAGCTGCTCCTGCTCTGGAGGGACTGCAGAG GCAATGTTCGTTGCAGCATGACTTTGAAGTTGGGGAAGATATGTCTAGCAGgcaaaagaaagttaaaagaagaTCACCTCGACCCAGCTGTAGCGATATTAATTCAACCTCTGTCAATGAGATGGGGTCAGATTATGTAGCCCTTGAAGATCTTGCTCCATTGGCAATGGATAAGATTGAAGCTCTCTCAATGGAAGGGTTGAGAATTCAGTCAGGCATGTCAGATGAGGATGCACCTTCAAACATCAGTGCGCAGTCTATTGGGGAAATTTCAGCCCTTCAAGGCAAGGGGTTCGGTATTAGTGGGTCCCTTGGTCTGGATGGAACTGCCGGGTTGCAATTGTTGGATATAAAAGACAGCGGTGATAATGTCGATGGATTAATGGGTCTGTCACTAACTCTTGATGAATGGATGAGACTTGATTCCGGggatattgacgatgaagatcaaaTAAGCGAGCGAACTTCTAAAATCCTTGCTGCTCATCATGCTACATCATTGGACTCGATTCTCAGAGGGTCAAAGGGAGAGAAAAAACGGGGTAAAAAGTGTGGGTTGTTAGGGAATAACTTCACAGTGGCATTGATGGTGCAACTTCGCGATCCCATGAGAAACTACGAGCCAGTCGGTGCACCCATGCTTGCTCTTATTCAAGTGGAGAGAGTGTTTGTCCCATCAAAACCAAAGATATATGCTACTGTTTCGGCTTTGAGCAACGACAATCAAGATGGTGATGACTCCGAGGCCGCCACAAAAGAAAAGGTGAAACCTGCGGagatgaaagaagaaaaagcttCCCAAGAGGAAGGTATTCCTCAATACAGAATCACCGATGTTCATGTTGCAGGTTTGAAGACCGAGCCCGGCAAGAAAAAACTTTGGGGTAGCACGACCCAACAACAATCCGGTTCTCGATGGTTGCTTGCCAATGGAATGGGAAAGAGCAATAAGCATCCATTATTGAAATCCAAGCCTGGTTTTAAATCTTCAACCCCCTCAACAACAAAGGTTCAACCAGGTGACACTTTGTGGAGCATCTCGTCTGGTATTCACGGTACCGGGGCTAAATGGAAAGAATTGGCAGCCCTTAATCCTCATATTCGAAACCCTAACGTTATATTACCCAATGAAACTATCAGATATCGATAA